One segment of Rickettsiales bacterium Ac37b DNA contains the following:
- a CDS encoding Ferredoxin--NADP reductase, which translates to MNKIETDIVIIGAGPVGLFAIFEAGMLKMKCHVIDTLEFIGGQCKALYPEKPIYDIPGYPIIQASDLIDNLIKQAEPFDPVYHLGERVEKIEQIGQGFCVITSKDKKIYTNSIIIAAGCGAFGPNRPPLDHLEEYENKSVFYMVDKKENFRDKDIVIAGGGDSAIDWALNLAGIARNIYLLHRRPKFRCAPESLDRLNKLVEQKLIELVIPYQLSGLEGQKGVLTNVIVKDLNDNYKTLSANYLLAFFGLAMELGPIATWGLNLDHQHIQINPQTFETNVKGIFAIGDIVSYPGKLKLILTGFSEAASAAHAIYTRVHPNEALHFEYSTTKGLPV; encoded by the coding sequence ATGAATAAAATTGAAACCGATATAGTAATTATTGGAGCTGGTCCAGTTGGATTGTTTGCAATATTTGAAGCTGGTATGTTAAAAATGAAGTGTCATGTAATCGATACTTTAGAGTTTATAGGGGGACAGTGTAAAGCTTTATATCCTGAAAAGCCTATATATGATATTCCTGGCTATCCAATAATTCAGGCTTCAGACTTAATAGATAACTTAATTAAACAAGCAGAGCCGTTTGATCCTGTGTATCATTTAGGAGAACGTGTAGAAAAGATTGAACAAATTGGACAAGGTTTTTGCGTAATAACCTCAAAAGATAAAAAAATATATACCAATTCAATAATAATAGCGGCCGGGTGTGGAGCTTTTGGTCCTAATCGTCCTCCTCTTGACCATTTAGAAGAATACGAGAATAAAAGTGTATTTTATATGGTAGATAAAAAAGAAAATTTTCGTGATAAAGATATAGTTATAGCTGGAGGAGGGGATTCAGCAATTGATTGGGCGTTAAATCTGGCCGGTATTGCAAGAAATATTTATTTGTTACATCGTAGGCCTAAATTCCGTTGTGCACCAGAAAGTTTAGATAGATTGAATAAATTAGTAGAGCAAAAGTTAATAGAGTTGGTAATACCTTATCAACTGTCAGGCTTGGAAGGTCAAAAAGGTGTTTTAACTAATGTTATAGTAAAAGATTTAAATGATAATTATAAAACTTTATCTGCTAATTATTTATTAGCTTTCTTTGGACTTGCAATGGAATTAGGTCCTATAGCAACTTGGGGATTAAATCTTGATCATCAGCATATACAGATAAATCCACAAACATTTGAAACTAATGTAAAAGGTATTTTTGCTATAGGAGATATAGTGTCTTATCCTGGTAAATTAAAGCTGATTTTAACTGGTTTTTCAGAAGCAGCCAGTGCAGCTCATGCAATATATACGAGAGTACATCCTAATGAGGCTTTACATTTTGAATATTCGACAACTAAAGGATTGCCAGTATGA
- the mrdB gene encoding Rod shape-determining protein RodA, which produces MYHSGFSKNNRHFLKKLLLLPWSMILIIIFTTIIGITLMYTAANGSWYPWANKQIIHLLTSLPIMIIIAITDVRLWFKMSYVIYILVLSFLAIIEFSGHTAMGATRWINLGVIKIQPSEIMKISLILALAKYFHNISQLSTNRIIYLIPPIIMIFIPFCLILRQPDLGTALILLALGTLIFFATGVSIRKFIVIIIAALIILPFSWNLLHDYQKKRVLTFLNPESDPLGAGYNIIQSKIAIGSGGIFGKGLLKGTQNQLKFLPEHHTDFIFTTFAEEFGFVGGIIILALYALLIIFGIFTANNIRNHYSRLIAIGITSLFFLHIFINMAMVMGLLPVVGVPLPLLSYGGTIMMTIFIGFGFLFNSYVHYNSHINTNHKFL; this is translated from the coding sequence ATGTATCATTCTGGTTTTAGTAAAAATAATAGACATTTTTTGAAAAAATTATTGTTATTACCATGGTCCATGATTTTGATTATTATATTTACAACTATAATAGGTATTACCCTCATGTATACCGCCGCTAACGGCAGTTGGTACCCATGGGCCAATAAACAAATTATCCATTTACTTACCTCATTGCCAATTATGATTATTATAGCTATTACAGACGTACGGCTATGGTTTAAAATGTCTTACGTTATTTACATATTAGTATTATCATTTCTTGCTATAATAGAGTTTTCAGGCCATACAGCTATGGGTGCTACTCGCTGGATTAATCTTGGTGTAATTAAAATTCAACCCTCTGAAATTATGAAAATCTCCTTAATCTTAGCTTTGGCAAAGTATTTTCATAATATCTCACAGCTATCTACTAACAGAATAATTTATTTAATACCCCCAATAATTATGATTTTTATTCCCTTTTGCCTGATTTTAAGACAACCTGATCTCGGTACAGCGCTTATCTTATTAGCTTTAGGTACATTAATCTTTTTTGCAACGGGTGTGAGTATACGAAAATTTATTGTAATAATTATAGCTGCTTTAATTATTTTACCATTTTCTTGGAATTTACTACATGATTATCAAAAAAAACGTGTATTAACTTTTTTAAATCCAGAGAGCGATCCTTTAGGAGCTGGATATAATATTATACAATCTAAAATTGCTATAGGTTCAGGAGGTATTTTTGGTAAAGGACTTTTAAAAGGCACACAAAACCAACTTAAATTTTTACCAGAACATCACACCGATTTTATTTTTACCACTTTTGCAGAAGAATTTGGGTTTGTAGGAGGTATAATAATACTAGCATTATATGCTCTGTTAATAATATTTGGTATCTTTACAGCAAATAATATACGCAATCATTATAGTAGACTAATTGCCATAGGCATTACTTCTCTTTTTTTCTTGCATATATTTATTAATATGGCTATGGTTATGGGGTTATTACCTGTAGTAGGAGTGCCATTACCTTTATTATCATACGGGGGAACTATTATGATGACTATATTTATAGGGTTTGGCTTTTTGTTTAATAGCTATGTGCATTATAATAGCCATATTAATACTAACCATAAATTTTTATAA
- a CDS encoding Tetratricopeptide repeat protein — MPSVLKEKIESLIDLEIKNLPDEFLNEIARNIINSQQELTKENISHLILDILCSIFRKPWGDLVDYINSHENLIDFANNFVLKLFSENNNHALLAELLVCLLENNNILFHKKADYTLYQKLAEAVHKLIDNKSVSVDKVIRARYYSDSVYADYMFLNDESKKSFEIELQKNLLFLETEDSLINERFLAYINISQFYLFQGTHEVTLSYLNKAKNIEEKICIPNYRALFWYHYSWIYVEKGDYKTAKENINSFFSIISESKVSSAIYLHCLNINASIEFRLGNIQAAFDCANKCYERGVKFYQTEAKDVIAENLVTMARCYKINKDYDLAEQTIKKAIADLEIIFGSQSLDPSQAAAHIILGDIFMETSKYAEAKAEYSFSEEFYKKFYKENFYKMYEVSIVLANLAILHYRSGDRKLAEIYLKKLTDHFAIDNENVLRAQNILKNS; from the coding sequence ATGCCATCAGTGCTAAAAGAAAAAATAGAATCTTTAATAGATTTAGAGATAAAAAACTTACCAGATGAATTTTTAAATGAAATAGCTAGAAATATTATTAACAGCCAACAAGAATTAACTAAAGAAAATATCAGCCATCTTATATTGGATATTTTATGTTCTATATTCAGAAAGCCATGGGGTGATTTAGTAGATTATATAAATTCACATGAGAATTTAATTGACTTTGCTAACAATTTTGTTCTGAAGTTATTTTCAGAAAATAACAACCACGCTTTATTAGCCGAATTGTTAGTGTGTTTATTAGAAAATAATAACATCCTTTTTCATAAAAAAGCTGATTATACTCTATATCAAAAATTGGCTGAAGCAGTACATAAATTAATTGATAATAAAAGTGTTTCAGTTGATAAAGTGATTCGAGCAAGATACTATTCTGATAGTGTATATGCTGATTATATGTTTCTTAACGATGAATCTAAAAAATCTTTTGAAATTGAATTACAAAAAAATCTCTTATTTTTGGAAACGGAAGACTCATTAATTAATGAAAGATTTTTAGCTTATATTAATATATCCCAATTTTATTTATTTCAGGGCACCCATGAAGTAACTTTATCTTACCTAAATAAAGCTAAAAATATTGAAGAAAAAATTTGCATTCCGAATTACAGAGCTTTATTTTGGTACCATTATTCATGGATATATGTAGAAAAAGGTGATTATAAAACAGCTAAAGAAAATATTAATAGCTTTTTTTCTATTATTTCTGAATCTAAGGTGAGCAGCGCTATATATTTACATTGTTTAAATATTAATGCATCTATTGAATTTCGTTTAGGCAATATTCAAGCAGCGTTTGATTGTGCTAATAAATGCTACGAGAGAGGAGTCAAATTTTATCAAACAGAAGCGAAAGATGTAATAGCAGAAAATCTGGTTACTATGGCTAGGTGTTATAAAATCAATAAAGATTATGATTTAGCCGAGCAAACAATTAAAAAGGCAATTGCTGACCTAGAAATAATATTCGGTTCTCAGAGTCTTGATCCCAGCCAAGCTGCAGCACATATTATTTTAGGTGATATTTTTATGGAAACCTCTAAATATGCTGAAGCTAAAGCAGAATACAGCTTTTCTGAAGAGTTTTATAAAAAATTCTATAAGGAAAATTTCTATAAAATGTATGAAGTTAGCATTGTTCTCGCTAATTTAGCTATTCTTCACTATAGAAGTGGTGATAGAAAATTAGCGGAGATTTACTTAAAAAAACTTACAGATCACTTTGCTATTGATAATGAAAATGTTTTAAGAGCTCAAAATATTTTAAAAAATTCTTGA
- a CDS encoding Helix-turn-helix domain protein, whose protein sequence is MQFNYTKNPSEILLTRTQAAEYLGCKVSTLAIWKCTKRYNLPYVKIGKNVRYRLSDLKEFIEQNIVE, encoded by the coding sequence ATGCAATTTAATTATACTAAGAATCCATCAGAAATTCTTCTTACCCGCACCCAAGCTGCAGAATATTTAGGCTGTAAAGTGAGCACTCTTGCTATTTGGAAATGTACTAAAAGATATAATTTACCTTATGTAAAGATAGGTAAAAATGTTAGATATAGGCTTTCTGATCTAAAAGAATTTATAGAACAAAATATAGTTGAATAA
- a CDS encoding helix-turn-helix protein translates to MSSYLQQQIKERMEAKSLSTNALEKKAGLNKSAVRNILKGFSKNPSVEILSAIAAALDCTLNDLVQISYANAGLNKLTPETSDKETYIWQEQLYLEAVKVISELVKSKNLHLNQITSLINEVYKYSISKNSNLIDRDFCKWLINKNF, encoded by the coding sequence ATGTCCTCTTACTTACAACAACAAATAAAAGAAAGAATGGAAGCTAAAAGCCTCTCCACCAATGCCCTTGAAAAGAAAGCTGGATTAAATAAAAGTGCTGTTAGAAATATATTAAAAGGTTTCTCTAAAAATCCTAGTGTTGAAATCTTAAGTGCTATAGCTGCAGCCTTAGATTGTACTCTTAATGATTTAGTACAGATATCATACGCCAATGCTGGGCTAAATAAATTAACCCCAGAAACATCAGATAAAGAAACATATATTTGGCAAGAGCAATTATATCTTGAAGCAGTAAAAGTTATATCCGAATTAGTAAAAAGTAAAAATTTGCATTTAAACCAAATAACTTCTTTAATTAATGAAGTATACAAATATTCTATAAGTAAGAATTCTAACCTTATAGATAGAGATTTTTGCAAATGGCTTATCAATAAAAATTTCTAG
- a CDS encoding Conjugative transfer protein TrbB (Type IV secretion system protein virB11) — translation MNNIFFQEELIARLQDKLKRELGPEIMDALYSNDIIEIMLNPDGKVWYDYLEQGMIDSGIVISKHQAENLLGTIAAMKGTVINYNSPILETTLPFDGSRFTGIISPISVSPSFTIRKRPKIVFTLTNYIENGIITSSQAQSIKEAIKQKENILVVGGTGSGKTTLVNTLLYEMSIITPQDRIIIIEDTVELKCSSLNSLELRTIEDIDITKVLRTTLRLRPCRIIIGEIRGSEANSLIKAWNTGHPGGISTIHANSAYSGLIRLEQLIKEAGIKPIPEIIAETIKMVIFIERINMFPWRKVREIVKVKAYKHNQYRLEII, via the coding sequence ATGAATAACATCTTTTTTCAAGAAGAACTAATTGCTAGGCTTCAAGACAAGCTAAAACGTGAACTTGGGCCTGAGATTATGGATGCTCTTTATAGTAATGATATCATTGAGATTATGTTAAACCCTGATGGTAAAGTTTGGTATGATTATTTAGAGCAAGGTATGATTGATAGCGGTATAGTTATTAGTAAACACCAGGCAGAGAATTTACTTGGCACAATAGCCGCAATGAAAGGTACAGTAATTAACTATAACTCTCCTATTTTAGAAACAACCTTACCTTTTGATGGCAGTAGATTTACGGGGATTATTTCACCAATAAGTGTCAGTCCTAGCTTTACTATACGTAAAAGGCCTAAGATAGTTTTTACTTTAACAAATTATATAGAAAATGGAATTATTACTTCAAGCCAAGCTCAGAGTATAAAAGAAGCTATCAAACAAAAAGAGAATATTTTAGTAGTTGGAGGAACTGGTTCAGGTAAAACTACTTTAGTTAATACATTGCTATATGAGATGTCTATAATTACTCCTCAGGATAGAATAATAATTATTGAAGATACGGTAGAATTAAAATGTTCATCTCTAAATAGCCTGGAGCTTAGAACGATAGAAGATATTGATATTACTAAAGTCCTACGTACTACTCTTAGACTTAGACCTTGTAGGATCATCATAGGAGAAATCAGAGGTAGTGAAGCAAATTCTTTAATCAAAGCATGGAATACCGGACACCCTGGAGGTATTTCTACCATCCATGCAAATTCTGCTTATTCCGGCTTAATCAGGCTAGAGCAATTAATCAAGGAAGCTGGAATTAAACCTATCCCGGAAATTATAGCTGAAACTATCAAGATGGTTATTTTTATAGAACGTATTAATATGTTTCCTTGGAGAAAAGTAAGGGAGATTGTAAAAGTCAAAGCTTATAAGCATAACCAGTATAGGCTAGAAATTATCTAA
- a CDS encoding Conjugal transfer protein TrbC (Type IV secretion system protein virB2) yields MYKRISFLILTFLFSLSNRVYAYTGGAGLPWEAPLKTLQESLTGPVAMTVAIMAMCVSGIALVWGEEISGFTRRILMLVLAISVLVSSASIITTLFSVSGALI; encoded by the coding sequence ATGTATAAGAGAATTTCATTCTTAATTCTAACATTTTTGTTTAGCTTAAGTAATAGAGTTTATGCCTATACTGGAGGAGCAGGTCTTCCTTGGGAAGCACCACTTAAAACCCTGCAAGAGAGTTTAACTGGTCCTGTTGCTATGACAGTTGCAATTATGGCTATGTGTGTATCTGGCATAGCTTTAGTCTGGGGTGAAGAAATAAGTGGTTTTACTAGAAGAATACTGATGTTAGTGCTTGCTATTTCGGTACTTGTATCTAGCGCTAGTATTATTACTACCTTGTTTAGTGTGAGTGGAGCACTAATCTGA
- a CDS encoding Conjugal transfer protein TrbD (Type IV secretion system protein virB3) translates to MNTRDALRKIIIHKSLTRTQMLLGGERSLVLMSALSSFIIGLIISLGMSFMMGVIIGAMLWLIEIFLLRNMARSDPLISKVYLRSCKYKSYYPAKGRYDAIINIRFN, encoded by the coding sequence ATGAACACTCGCGATGCTTTGCGCAAAATAATTATTCATAAATCTCTAACTCGAACTCAAATGCTACTTGGGGGAGAAAGAAGTTTGGTACTCATGAGTGCTTTAAGTTCATTCATAATTGGTCTTATAATTTCTCTTGGCATGAGTTTTATGATGGGAGTTATCATCGGAGCTATGCTTTGGTTAATAGAAATTTTCTTGTTAAGAAACATGGCAAGGAGTGATCCTTTAATTAGTAAGGTTTATCTTCGCTCCTGTAAATATAAGAGTTATTATCCTGCTAAAGGTAGATATGATGCGATCATTAATATTCGTTTTAATTAA
- the virB4_1 gene encoding Type IV secretion system protein virB4 (conjugal transfer protein TrbE): MYLKEWRDKAIGLADLLNYAVYIDDGIIQGKDGSLIASWYFYGSDMESSSTGELESLSARLNLALMRLEQGFMMQIDCIRQSAPNYPDLAKAYFQDATSLLIDYEREQQYKSENNNFESLYALTITYTQAFKAKEKIGDFLYEVDGNQAEEKEGDKTLIWFKKIIRELELSLAYVFNNSLTRMKNNSANHQDGGNQLLEFLNYCVTGRFHKLNLPISGMYLDSLIGNQDFTGGNYPQIGNTHLRIVSIEGLPMESYPSVLSSLNYIATPFRWNSRFIFFDNEEAKSLINTTRKRWKQKIRSFKDQILNTTSSAIDYDAVAMADDAENAMSELASNMVKFGDYTSSIILMNENLELLESAVELVAKTIRNLGFAARIETVNSVESYLGSLPGHGYQNIRKSMIHTINLADLLPLTSVWPGLAYHPCPFYPKNSPPLFYSTTTGNSPFRVSLHVGDVGHTLILGPTGAGKSTLLSFMMAQHFRYQDAKVFCFDKGYSAYIIAKASGGEVFDILGENSALTFCPLANIDQMSERFWAKDWIETLLIMQDITITPNIRQKIHEAIELLSTSPSKTMSDFINTVQAIEIREALLPYSLAGSMGMLLDADIDGLNNKNKFQKSFHKRFQVFEMEHLMNLGAKSVVPVLTYLFHKIEKNLDGAPTLLILDEAWLFISHPMFRDKIREWLKVMRKNNVAVIFATQSISDIANSPIREVIYESCQTKILLPNMEANNEFIKEEYRKIGLNDRQIELIKYSIPKKHYYYLSPYGRRLFELKLGPLVKAFIATNSKEEIKISKLLQEKYQKDWQIEWLKYKNLQNGQKFGRG; the protein is encoded by the coding sequence ATGTATCTCAAAGAATGGAGAGATAAGGCTATTGGCCTTGCTGATCTCTTAAATTATGCTGTTTATATTGATGATGGAATCATTCAAGGCAAAGATGGATCTTTGATAGCTAGTTGGTATTTTTATGGTTCTGATATGGAATCAAGTTCAACTGGAGAGCTAGAAAGCTTATCTGCAAGGTTAAACTTAGCTTTAATGAGGCTTGAGCAAGGATTTATGATGCAAATTGACTGTATTCGGCAATCTGCCCCTAATTATCCTGATTTAGCTAAGGCTTATTTTCAAGACGCAACTAGCTTATTAATTGATTATGAAAGAGAACAACAATATAAGTCTGAAAATAACAATTTTGAGTCTTTATATGCACTAACTATAACTTATACGCAAGCCTTTAAAGCCAAGGAGAAAATAGGAGATTTTCTTTATGAAGTTGATGGTAATCAAGCAGAGGAGAAAGAAGGAGATAAAACTCTTATTTGGTTTAAGAAGATAATTAGGGAATTAGAGTTATCTTTAGCTTATGTTTTTAATAACTCTCTTACCAGGATGAAAAATAATTCTGCTAATCATCAGGATGGTGGTAATCAATTACTTGAGTTTTTAAATTATTGTGTAACTGGTAGATTCCATAAACTAAATTTACCGATTAGCGGTATGTATTTAGACTCTTTAATAGGTAACCAAGATTTTACTGGCGGAAATTATCCCCAAATTGGTAATACGCATCTTAGAATAGTTTCTATAGAAGGGCTGCCTATGGAATCTTATCCTTCAGTATTAAGTAGCTTAAATTATATTGCAACTCCCTTTAGGTGGAATAGTAGATTTATCTTTTTTGATAATGAGGAAGCTAAATCTCTTATTAATACTACTCGAAAAAGATGGAAGCAAAAAATCAGAAGCTTTAAAGATCAAATCCTAAATACAACTAGTTCTGCTATTGACTATGATGCTGTAGCTATGGCAGATGATGCAGAAAATGCCATGAGTGAATTAGCAAGTAATATGGTGAAGTTTGGTGATTATACGAGCAGTATTATTTTAATGAATGAAAATCTAGAATTGCTAGAATCAGCTGTAGAGCTAGTAGCCAAAACAATACGTAACTTAGGCTTTGCAGCTCGTATTGAGACTGTAAATAGTGTTGAAAGCTATTTGGGTTCCCTGCCAGGTCATGGCTATCAAAATATTCGAAAATCCATGATTCATACTATCAATTTAGCTGATTTATTGCCTTTAACTTCAGTATGGCCAGGACTTGCTTATCATCCCTGTCCTTTTTATCCAAAAAACTCTCCGCCCTTATTTTATAGTACAACTACTGGTAATTCGCCTTTTAGAGTATCACTTCACGTTGGTGATGTTGGACATACCCTGATACTCGGTCCAACAGGAGCTGGTAAATCTACTTTACTCTCCTTTATGATGGCTCAGCATTTTAGATATCAGGATGCCAAGGTATTTTGCTTTGATAAAGGTTATAGTGCTTATATTATTGCTAAAGCTTCTGGCGGAGAAGTATTTGACATTCTAGGTGAAAATTCTGCTCTTACCTTTTGTCCTTTAGCAAATATTGATCAGATGAGTGAAAGATTTTGGGCAAAAGACTGGATAGAAACTTTACTTATTATGCAAGACATTACTATTACTCCTAATATTCGCCAAAAAATTCATGAGGCTATAGAATTACTAAGTACCAGCCCTAGTAAAACAATGAGTGACTTTATTAATACGGTGCAAGCTATAGAAATTAGAGAAGCATTATTACCCTATAGTTTGGCTGGAAGTATGGGCATGTTACTTGATGCAGATATTGATGGTTTAAATAATAAAAATAAATTCCAAAAAAGCTTTCACAAGAGATTTCAAGTGTTTGAGATGGAACATTTAATGAATTTAGGAGCAAAAAGTGTAGTTCCAGTTTTAACTTATTTGTTTCACAAGATAGAAAAAAATTTAGATGGCGCTCCAACTTTACTTATTCTGGATGAAGCATGGTTATTTATCTCTCATCCAATGTTTAGAGATAAAATCAGAGAGTGGCTCAAAGTGATGAGAAAGAATAATGTTGCAGTTATATTTGCAACGCAGTCAATATCTGATATTGCAAATAGTCCAATTAGAGAAGTTATTTATGAATCATGTCAAACTAAAATATTACTCCCAAATATGGAAGCAAATAATGAGTTTATTAAAGAGGAATATAGGAAAATTGGCTTAAATGATAGACAGATTGAGTTGATCAAATATTCAATACCTAAGAAGCATTATTACTATCTATCACCTTATGGTAGACGCTTATTTGAATTAAAACTTGGCCCCTTAGTTAAAGCTTTTATTGCAACAAACAGCAAAGAAGAAATCAAAATATCCAAATTACTACAGGAAAAATACCAAAAAGATTGGCAAATCGAGTGGCTAAAATATAAAAACTTACAGAATGGGCAAAAATTTGGACGCGGTTAA
- a CDS encoding hypothetical protein (Uncharacterised protein family (UPF0150)) — MINYIALIRKEPKSDYGVDFPDLPGCITAASTLDKARELAHEALKVHLELMLENGEILPEPSSLEKIMSFSENKDSVAILVSAPLKSKVVRFNATIDQDLLHAIDHKAQTLGKSRSSFLADAARIALKNDNAHY; from the coding sequence ATGATTAATTATATAGCGTTAATAAGAAAAGAACCAAAATCCGATTATGGAGTTGATTTTCCTGATTTACCAGGTTGCATAACTGCTGCTAGCACTTTAGATAAAGCTAGAGAATTAGCACATGAAGCACTAAAAGTCCATCTCGAATTAATGCTAGAAAATGGTGAAATATTACCTGAGCCTAGCTCTTTAGAAAAAATTATGTCATTTTCTGAAAATAAAGATAGTGTAGCAATTTTAGTCTCTGCACCTTTAAAATCTAAAGTTGTTCGTTTCAATGCCACAATTGATCAAGATCTTCTTCATGCCATCGATCATAAAGCTCAAACCCTTGGTAAAAGTAGGTCATCATTTTTAGCCGACGCAGCAAGAATCGCTTTGAAAAACGATAATGCTCATTACTAA
- a CDS encoding YcfA-like protein — protein sequence MESRELIKIIKEDGWIHVRTVGSHMQFKHPTKSGIVTIPHPKKDLPSGTLNSVLKQAKLKKGK from the coding sequence ATGGAAAGTAGAGAATTAATAAAAATAATAAAAGAGGATGGCTGGATACATGTCAGAACTGTAGGAAGCCACATGCAATTTAAACACCCTACGAAAAGCGGCATTGTAACCATACCTCATCCTAAAAAAGACCTACCTTCTGGTACATTAAATAGCGTTTTAAAGCAAGCTAAGCTTAAAAAAGGTAAATAA
- a CDS encoding hypothetical protein (partial TrbJ/virB5 domain): MIIIIFPILVIAGGDDETTINNNYYQNVGGATEDSLINKLQQMSSSTQGRMQGIQVGHMIAIEHVQQLRKLRQLQMSHMQAQNNYLARIEQENNSKKAAADLFFTVPESTQNKKYRGFKGGSK, from the coding sequence ATGATAATAATCATTTTTCCGATACTTGTTATTGCAGGAGGAGATGATGAAACAACTATTAACAATAACTACTATCAAAATGTTGGTGGAGCTACTGAAGATAGTTTGATTAATAAGTTACAGCAAATGTCGAGTAGTACGCAAGGTAGAATGCAAGGTATACAAGTAGGTCATATGATTGCAATTGAACATGTTCAGCAACTTCGAAAACTAAGGCAGCTACAAATGAGCCATATGCAGGCTCAGAATAATTACCTAGCTAGAATAGAACAAGAAAATAACTCTAAAAAAGCGGCAGCAGATCTTTTCTTTACTGTGCCAGAGTCTACTCAAAATAAGAAATATAGAGGGTTTAAAGGTGGCAGTAAATAA